A region of Geobacillus sp. 46C-IIa DNA encodes the following proteins:
- a CDS encoding AbrB family transcriptional regulator, translated as MRIALTFAIAASGGIGFALLRVPLHWVLGPAAVLLIMERFLKGKLYWPMAIRNAGLIPIGYTLGTSMTAATLAEMGRQLPSMLLATVLILLFSFLFSCMAAHITGISLRSIVTGSIPGGLSQMLILGEELKGVDVTVVTLFQVMRLMGVVFLVPLIALSPIFSGGSRAAMDVGSEQGPDWTMGLALLYFIVTVAGALVGKHLKLPTAYLLGPIIGTAALVIAGVPAPDLPTPILDIAQITMGAYLGLTLKPADIKEKRKMMLAAAAMGFSLILFSMAAAFVLTSLHGVPYLTAFIALAPGGMDQMGILAQEARASLAIVTSYQMFRIFFILFVVPPVLKKLFATRWFQRIERWQMRHGG; from the coding sequence ATGCGCATCGCCTTGACGTTTGCCATCGCAGCGTCAGGTGGCATCGGATTTGCTCTTTTGCGCGTTCCGCTTCACTGGGTGCTTGGCCCGGCGGCGGTGCTGCTTATAATGGAGCGTTTTTTGAAAGGAAAGCTGTATTGGCCGATGGCGATTCGCAATGCCGGGCTCATCCCGATCGGCTATACGCTCGGCACGTCGATGACGGCGGCGACGCTCGCCGAGATGGGCCGGCAGCTGCCGTCGATGCTGTTGGCGACAGTGCTGATTTTGCTGTTTAGCTTTCTGTTTTCTTGCATGGCGGCGCACATAACCGGCATTTCGCTCCGCTCTATCGTCACCGGCAGCATTCCCGGCGGGTTGTCGCAAATGCTCATTCTCGGCGAGGAGCTAAAAGGAGTCGACGTGACGGTTGTTACGCTTTTTCAAGTGATGCGCCTTATGGGTGTTGTCTTTCTTGTCCCGCTCATCGCTTTGAGCCCGATCTTTTCCGGCGGTTCTAGAGCGGCTATGGACGTTGGGAGTGAGCAAGGACCGGATTGGACGATGGGACTCGCTTTATTATATTTCATCGTTACCGTTGCCGGTGCACTAGTTGGCAAGCACCTGAAACTGCCGACCGCCTATTTGCTCGGCCCGATCATCGGGACGGCGGCGCTGGTGATCGCTGGGGTGCCCGCACCGGATTTGCCAACGCCGATATTGGACATCGCGCAAATTACGATGGGGGCTTATCTCGGTTTAACGCTTAAGCCGGCTGATATTAAGGAGAAACGGAAAATGATGCTTGCGGCGGCTGCCATGGGTTTTTCTCTTATTCTGTTTTCTATGGCTGCCGCGTTTGTGCTGACAAGCTTGCACGGCGTCCCTTATTTGACCGCCTTCATCGCTTTGGCGCCGGGCGGCATGGATCAGATGGGGATTTTGGCGCAGGAAGCGCGCGCGAGCCTTGCTATCGTGACGAGTTACCAAATGTTCCGCATTTTTTTCATCCTGTTCGTCGTCCCGCCAGTGCTGAAAAAACTGTTCGCTACCCGCTGGTTTCAACGGATCGAACGTTGGCAAATGCGGCACGGCGGATAA
- a CDS encoding Bax inhibitor-1/YccA family protein, translating to MNQSTVYRPHSPVAKLAVSFLAALAVATAGLYAGQWVPAGLYLPLYALELILLLVMIFARRKKAVGYPLMFAFMLVSGATLYPLIGYYISIIGAAAVFKAFALAVVSFTGVAIYAARTKEDFSFLGGFLMLGAFALLGLLIIQWFIPFSSVGQMGVAALGILIFLGFTIYDINRLARYGFTEADIPMIVVNIYLDFINLFVYILRFFASDED from the coding sequence ATGAATCAATCGACCGTTTATCGTCCGCACAGCCCGGTCGCCAAGCTGGCGGTTTCATTTCTCGCGGCTTTGGCCGTCGCGACCGCAGGTCTGTACGCCGGGCAGTGGGTGCCGGCCGGCCTTTATTTGCCGCTTTATGCGCTTGAACTGATTTTGCTTCTTGTGATGATTTTCGCTCGCCGCAAAAAAGCGGTCGGCTATCCGCTCATGTTTGCGTTTATGCTCGTCTCGGGCGCGACGCTCTATCCGCTCATCGGCTACTACATTTCCATCATTGGCGCCGCGGCGGTGTTCAAAGCGTTTGCCCTAGCGGTTGTCTCGTTTACGGGCGTTGCCATTTATGCGGCGAGAACGAAAGAAGATTTTTCGTTCCTCGGCGGATTTTTGATGCTCGGCGCGTTTGCGCTCCTTGGCTTGTTGATCATTCAATGGTTTATCCCGTTCTCGAGCGTCGGGCAAATGGGAGTGGCGGCGCTAGGGATTTTGATTTTCCTTGGCTTTACGATTTACGACATCAACCGTTTGGCTCGCTACGGCTTTACGGAAGCGGACATTCCGATGATTGTCGTCAATATTTACCTTGATTTCATCAACTTGTTTGTCTATATTTTGCGCTTTTTCGCCAGCGATGAAGATTGA
- the hyi gene encoding hydroxypyruvate isomerase, with translation MKFAVNVSTIFTEVPFLARFAKAKQHGFSLVECQFPYAAAPEAIADELGGNGLSLVLINLPAGDWEKGERGLAIFPDRHDEFRRALEDGVRYALKLGVPHLHCMAGIVPKDMPREQAKETYLRRLEEAAAALAAHGLTLTIEPINPFDMPGYFLTNIEEAAAIIRDLGRPNVKLQYDVYHMARLGFDVTATFAAYEPLIAHVQFADAPGRHEPGTGVLPYDDIFSFLQERGYSGAIGLEYIPARESSESFAWYEPYRMKGGAGR, from the coding sequence ATGAAGTTTGCTGTCAATGTATCAACGATTTTTACTGAAGTGCCGTTTCTTGCTCGATTCGCGAAGGCGAAGCAGCACGGGTTTTCGCTTGTGGAGTGCCAGTTCCCGTATGCGGCGGCGCCGGAAGCGATTGCTGATGAGCTGGGAGGGAACGGGTTGTCGCTCGTGTTGATCAACTTGCCGGCTGGCGATTGGGAAAAGGGAGAGCGCGGACTCGCGATTTTCCCCGACCGTCATGATGAATTCCGCCGCGCGCTTGAAGACGGTGTGCGTTATGCGCTAAAGCTTGGCGTGCCGCATCTTCATTGCATGGCTGGGATCGTGCCAAAGGATATGCCGCGGGAGCAGGCGAAGGAGACGTATCTCCGCCGCCTCGAGGAAGCAGCTGCCGCGCTTGCCGCCCATGGCCTGACGTTAACGATCGAGCCAATCAATCCGTTCGATATGCCGGGGTACTTTTTAACGAATATTGAGGAAGCTGCGGCGATCATTCGCGATCTCGGCCGGCCGAACGTAAAGCTGCAGTACGACGTGTATCATATGGCACGGCTTGGTTTTGATGTGACGGCGACGTTTGCTGCTTACGAGCCGCTCATTGCCCATGTACAATTCGCCGATGCCCCGGGGCGGCATGAGCCGGGGACGGGGGTGCTGCCGTATGACGATATTTTTTCGTTTTTGCAGGAGCGCGGTTACAGCGGGGCGATCGGGCTCGAGTACATCCCGGCGCGGGAAAGCAGCGAGAGCTTTGCCTGGTATGAACCATATCGCATGAAAGGAGGTGCAGGACGATGA